One part of the Pseudoalteromonas piscicida genome encodes these proteins:
- a CDS encoding TonB-dependent receptor domain-containing protein, whose product MYNKLFVAISAALAASSFNTHAEEQTDQNVKAVERIEVTGSRIKGVDLEGTQPITILSSEDIDRSGASSIFELLQDLPQLKGGSGTFSTSESGSTSTSTPAGQAAASLRGMGPSATLTLINGRRVAPSSFAAGTQNFVDVNAIPLAAIERVEILATGASAIYGADAVAGVINYILKDNYDGAELEVSYGNSLESSDEGKTQVNLIWGTEVGNGSLMLFADFYDRSQFNATDRDFLATPNLVNGYSYLPKLNNTPNIYYYSSRDGNELPAPGCMSQLVTTEYGEQICAYYGNQDDVLSTPFESVSGGAMLNQQVGELTWKTEFFISKTKSTAYSTPAAINQIDDSEGPWVREDSLFIYNDASGNNSLLDSLYIDPFNTQLGQEQWGFQFDARFTSPRTIEVESQNMRLVSSLEGQLGEWDWVSGIMFSESKSDQVATDGVYNRYKFHAALAGELCGDGNIASINDGQLSCANSNLLDFYNPFLAGNATNDATLALTKARPTREGTSRIYSWDFTVSGELFSWQDIAVQSSFGVEARKEELSDTPSNDAVADAANDYLVDVFGYGSSIADAKRTQLGAFVELYIPVTETVEMQVAGRYDHFDDFGSTFNPKIGISYRPTDALMLRAGWSTSFRAPSLTQAGVKLRTTTSTFDCGANQAVADLYCEGDGTQVTVNSLELGNSQLNAEESESISLGLAWSPTRDTTIAIDYWQFEYTDVIDTNMTAVLSRAITDPSLRHCGHVPDGQMGISYDEDVCSVTDTQGLSIDQSGADLSEILAAYIDEFDPRAQSLQLYRDHVIQLENTGNQDIAGLDIKFNHRFRLDNADLTVKLDATHYLEYERNKPGSDQSEELVGTFRYPENIGRVSVTYNADNFYVSLGANYTDSYEDDIEGLRGREIDELAELGQLDSEGKRDVDSWTVVDVSAGYEFSAHLKVRLSIDNLFDKKPPVVYGSSRGFDSINHNALGTNYTLGLTYQF is encoded by the coding sequence ATGTACAACAAACTATTCGTAGCAATTTCAGCAGCCTTGGCTGCTTCAAGTTTTAATACTCATGCAGAAGAACAAACAGATCAAAACGTAAAAGCCGTTGAAAGAATTGAGGTCACGGGCTCTCGCATAAAAGGCGTTGATTTAGAAGGCACACAGCCCATTACTATCTTGAGCTCAGAAGACATAGACCGCTCAGGTGCTTCCTCAATTTTCGAGTTACTTCAAGACCTTCCTCAATTAAAAGGTGGCTCTGGCACGTTCTCCACAAGCGAGAGTGGCAGTACATCAACCTCAACACCCGCGGGGCAAGCAGCAGCCAGTTTACGAGGCATGGGTCCTTCAGCGACGTTAACCTTGATCAATGGTCGTCGTGTCGCGCCAAGCTCTTTTGCGGCGGGCACACAAAACTTTGTAGATGTAAACGCCATCCCCTTAGCGGCAATCGAACGAGTTGAGATCCTAGCGACTGGGGCATCCGCAATCTATGGAGCCGACGCCGTTGCGGGTGTGATTAACTATATTCTTAAAGACAATTACGATGGTGCAGAACTTGAGGTTAGCTATGGTAACAGTCTTGAAAGCTCTGATGAGGGCAAAACACAAGTCAATCTAATTTGGGGAACTGAAGTTGGTAATGGCAGCCTTATGTTGTTTGCAGATTTTTACGACCGAAGCCAATTTAACGCAACAGATAGAGACTTCTTAGCAACACCCAACTTAGTTAACGGATATTCTTATCTTCCTAAACTCAACAATACGCCTAATATTTATTATTACAGCAGTCGCGACGGTAATGAGCTTCCAGCACCTGGCTGTATGAGCCAGCTGGTCACCACTGAGTATGGGGAGCAGATCTGTGCTTACTATGGTAATCAAGATGATGTCCTAAGCACTCCATTTGAGAGTGTGTCTGGTGGTGCAATGCTCAATCAGCAGGTTGGCGAGTTAACTTGGAAAACTGAATTTTTTATCAGTAAAACAAAATCAACCGCTTATTCAACCCCAGCCGCAATCAATCAGATTGATGACAGTGAAGGTCCGTGGGTGAGAGAGGATTCCCTCTTCATTTATAACGACGCAAGCGGTAACAACTCGCTACTTGATTCACTTTACATCGACCCATTCAACACACAACTTGGACAGGAGCAATGGGGGTTTCAGTTTGATGCTCGCTTTACCTCACCACGCACCATTGAAGTCGAAAGCCAAAATATGCGATTGGTTTCGAGCCTAGAAGGGCAGCTAGGCGAATGGGATTGGGTATCAGGGATTATGTTCTCTGAATCTAAATCAGATCAGGTGGCCACCGATGGGGTATACAATCGTTATAAGTTTCATGCCGCTTTGGCCGGGGAGCTATGTGGTGATGGGAACATTGCCAGCATTAACGACGGCCAGTTAAGCTGTGCTAATAGTAACCTTCTCGACTTTTATAACCCATTCTTAGCAGGCAATGCCACTAACGATGCAACACTTGCACTTACCAAAGCACGTCCAACCCGAGAAGGTACAAGCCGTATTTACAGCTGGGATTTTACTGTATCGGGTGAGCTCTTTTCTTGGCAAGATATCGCGGTACAGTCCTCGTTTGGTGTCGAAGCACGAAAAGAAGAGCTGTCGGACACCCCTTCAAATGATGCGGTTGCAGACGCTGCCAACGATTACTTAGTTGATGTATTTGGTTATGGCTCTAGCATCGCGGACGCAAAAAGAACGCAGCTAGGTGCATTTGTAGAGCTATACATTCCAGTAACAGAAACAGTAGAAATGCAGGTGGCTGGACGATATGACCACTTTGACGACTTTGGCTCAACTTTTAATCCAAAAATCGGCATAAGCTATCGCCCTACTGATGCCCTAATGTTACGAGCCGGTTGGTCTACTTCTTTTAGAGCACCGTCTTTAACGCAGGCAGGGGTAAAGCTGAGAACAACGACTTCAACCTTCGATTGCGGCGCGAATCAAGCTGTCGCCGATCTGTATTGTGAGGGTGATGGCACGCAAGTTACGGTTAACTCCTTAGAGCTTGGTAACAGCCAACTTAATGCCGAAGAGTCTGAATCTATTTCTCTAGGTTTAGCCTGGAGCCCAACTCGAGATACCACTATCGCGATTGATTACTGGCAATTTGAATATACCGACGTTATTGATACAAATATGACCGCTGTACTCAGTCGTGCGATTACAGATCCGTCGTTGCGTCATTGTGGCCATGTGCCTGATGGTCAGATGGGTATTTCGTATGATGAAGATGTGTGTAGCGTAACCGATACACAAGGTTTGAGCATAGATCAAAGCGGCGCTGATCTAAGCGAAATTTTGGCGGCTTATATCGATGAGTTTGACCCTCGCGCTCAAAGCCTACAACTATATCGCGATCATGTTATTCAATTAGAGAACACAGGTAACCAAGATATTGCTGGGTTGGACATTAAATTTAATCATAGATTTAGATTAGATAACGCTGACTTAACCGTGAAACTGGATGCAACTCATTACCTTGAATACGAACGCAATAAACCGGGTTCTGATCAGAGTGAAGAACTTGTTGGGACCTTTAGATACCCTGAAAATATAGGCAGGGTTTCAGTGACTTATAACGCTGATAATTTTTATGTCTCGCTGGGTGCAAACTATACTGACAGTTATGAGGACGACATCGAAGGGCTACGTGGGCGAGAAATCGACGAGTTAGCTGAACTTGGGCAACTCGATAGCGAAGGGAAACGAGATGTTGATAGCTGGACAGTGGTTGATGTTAGTGCGGGTTATGAGTTCTCAGCGCACCTAAAAGTGAGGCTCAGTATTGATAATCTTTTCGATAAAAAGCCTCCTGTGGTTTATGGCTCATCGCGAGGCTTCGACTCAATCAATCACAACGCGTTAGGCACCAACTATACTCTCGGATTAACTTACCAGTTCTAA
- a CDS encoding cyanophycinase — protein MNVVFFITTVLTVGTLFFSLTSSAQTLYLIGGALKTCSSMATKNCAENVEFSAAVKTHLLFSVDEIAINTFAKGWPTNNRAHLRRTLKLLKKLPSNKVLSKLQLAQHAKQLDEGLYRSWSDKEYNFFFDMLELPLLYQHKRIPEIVNTNGNNEPASTEIIEDIAKRIGKTKTKRLLLVTASSRDPYESADFYEGLFQSYDVNALWFPLTPALAGALSSGDCENLDSYRNQLNGVYNREVIYPDRTLTEYNLCQQGIEKVKQQLVNADAIMFNGGDQSLTKLVMYATDKQTPYPWTEVLKEIPIIIGTSAGTAVQAGGKNAFGYVPMITNGSSIEAILNGAINASAPVQHCEKHGGCGKLNADALTYDATGGLGVFSFGVLDTHFSERGRSFRLAVLALKSGQKFGFGVDETTALKFESTEEEFSVLGKQGVVVIETHKPQHFYYSFYPAGSTFSMPKLHSKNKSNSNVVNKAKGKRLVENLVEDNSLREVTQLMCLEQLSEVEASQVDLPNIHIERTNQSRCDRQANGKFRVKNIAVKWHEK, from the coding sequence ATGAATGTTGTGTTTTTTATAACCACAGTGTTAACTGTGGGTACGCTTTTCTTCAGCTTAACCTCTTCTGCACAAACACTTTATTTGATTGGCGGGGCACTCAAAACCTGTTCTAGTATGGCCACAAAAAACTGTGCAGAAAATGTCGAATTTTCAGCGGCTGTGAAAACACATTTGTTGTTTTCTGTTGATGAAATTGCAATAAATACGTTCGCTAAAGGTTGGCCAACTAACAATCGCGCGCACCTAAGGCGCACCCTTAAACTGCTTAAGAAATTACCATCGAACAAAGTCTTATCTAAACTACAGCTTGCGCAGCATGCGAAACAACTTGATGAAGGCTTATATCGCAGTTGGAGTGATAAAGAATATAACTTCTTCTTCGATATGCTTGAACTGCCCTTGCTGTATCAGCATAAACGTATACCTGAAATAGTTAATACTAACGGAAACAATGAGCCAGCGAGCACTGAAATCATAGAAGATATTGCTAAACGCATTGGCAAGACAAAAACCAAAAGACTGCTGCTTGTCACTGCATCATCTCGTGATCCTTATGAGTCTGCTGATTTCTATGAAGGATTATTTCAAAGCTATGATGTTAATGCCCTGTGGTTCCCCCTTACTCCGGCATTAGCTGGGGCGCTTAGTAGCGGTGACTGTGAAAACCTAGATAGCTATCGTAACCAGCTCAATGGGGTTTATAATCGTGAAGTCATTTATCCAGATAGAACATTAACCGAATATAATCTTTGCCAGCAAGGGATTGAGAAGGTGAAACAGCAGTTGGTAAATGCGGATGCGATCATGTTTAACGGCGGTGATCAATCACTCACTAAGCTAGTAATGTATGCTACCGATAAGCAAACGCCTTATCCTTGGACTGAAGTGCTAAAGGAGATACCAATAATTATCGGTACAAGTGCCGGAACAGCGGTGCAGGCCGGTGGTAAAAATGCCTTCGGTTATGTTCCCATGATCACCAATGGTAGCAGCATCGAAGCTATATTAAATGGCGCGATAAATGCTTCTGCTCCAGTACAACACTGCGAAAAGCATGGTGGATGTGGCAAGCTAAATGCCGATGCATTAACTTATGATGCTACAGGTGGCTTAGGAGTCTTTTCCTTTGGCGTTTTAGATACGCATTTTAGTGAAAGAGGCAGAAGTTTTAGGCTTGCGGTGTTAGCACTTAAAAGCGGCCAAAAATTTGGTTTTGGTGTGGATGAAACCACAGCACTAAAATTTGAAAGTACTGAAGAGGAGTTCTCGGTACTTGGTAAGCAGGGCGTAGTTGTGATTGAAACTCATAAGCCACAGCATTTCTACTATTCGTTTTATCCAGCAGGCAGTACGTTTTCAATGCCCAAGTTACATTCAAAGAATAAAAGCAACAGTAATGTGGTGAACAAGGCTAAAGGCAAACGTCTAGTTGAAAATCTAGTCGAAGATAATTCGCTCCGTGAAGTGACGCAACTTATGTGTTTAGAGCAACTTAGTGAAGTGGAAGCCTCGCAGGTAGACCTGCCAAACATTCATATTGAACGTACCAATCAGAGCCGCTGTGACAGGCAGGCCAATGGGAAATTCCGAGTCAAAAACATAGCCGTAAAATGGCATGAAAAGTAA
- a CDS encoding alanine/glycine:cation symporter family protein: MADILNSISGLLWGHLLIYLLIAAGVFFTIRLGFIQFTQFPYMVKVMMQSREGAEDGISSFQAFCTSLAARVGTGNMAGVGVALYLGGPGAILWMWLIALIGMATSFAESCLAQLYKTKDDDGNFRGGPAYYMELGLKRKWMGVLFSLCLILAFGFVFNAVQANSIAAAFNVAFDVPKYVMGIALVAASGIIIFGGLKTIARFAELVVPFMAVAYLILALYVCAVNFAQLPDIFMLIVKSAMGIEQAGAGAIGYAVMQAMLQGIKRGLFSNEAGMGSAANAAASATPNPNHPASQGYVQMLGVFVDTIVICTATASLILLSGQLEPNSGLTGIELTQSALVHHVGEWGAIFVAVAILFFAFTSIVANYSYAETNLLFLDHHSKKGMMVFRVCVLGMVMFGAVSELGLVWTLADISMGLMAVVNVIALFMLRKVVLWLANDYKKQLKAGVTPEFDPSTNPEVEKTLPKGIWTK, from the coding sequence ATGGCTGATATCTTAAACTCGATAAGTGGTCTTTTATGGGGCCATCTACTTATCTACCTCTTAATAGCTGCTGGTGTATTCTTCACAATTAGGCTTGGCTTTATTCAATTCACCCAATTCCCATATATGGTGAAGGTAATGATGCAAAGTCGCGAAGGTGCTGAAGATGGTATCTCCTCTTTTCAAGCATTCTGTACTTCACTCGCCGCACGGGTTGGTACCGGTAATATGGCAGGTGTTGGCGTTGCGCTCTATTTAGGCGGTCCTGGTGCGATATTATGGATGTGGCTCATTGCCTTGATTGGTATGGCGACCAGTTTTGCTGAAAGTTGCTTAGCGCAGCTATATAAAACAAAAGATGATGACGGAAACTTCCGTGGTGGCCCTGCTTATTATATGGAGCTAGGTTTAAAACGTAAGTGGATGGGGGTGTTATTCTCACTTTGCCTTATCCTTGCATTTGGTTTCGTCTTTAATGCAGTACAAGCCAACTCCATTGCTGCAGCATTTAACGTTGCCTTTGATGTGCCTAAATATGTGATGGGTATTGCGTTAGTAGCAGCTTCTGGGATTATCATCTTCGGTGGTTTAAAAACTATTGCACGCTTTGCCGAACTTGTCGTACCTTTTATGGCCGTTGCTTATCTTATACTTGCACTTTACGTCTGTGCTGTGAACTTTGCGCAGCTACCAGATATATTCATGCTAATAGTAAAAAGTGCAATGGGTATTGAGCAAGCGGGTGCTGGTGCGATTGGCTACGCCGTAATGCAAGCGATGCTTCAGGGGATCAAGCGCGGCTTATTCTCAAATGAAGCCGGTATGGGTAGCGCAGCAAACGCTGCTGCAAGTGCAACACCAAATCCAAACCACCCAGCATCACAAGGTTATGTACAAATGCTAGGTGTATTTGTAGATACCATAGTGATCTGTACCGCGACCGCTTCGCTTATTCTTTTATCTGGTCAGCTTGAACCAAACTCTGGTTTAACTGGCATTGAATTAACACAATCTGCATTGGTTCATCATGTAGGTGAATGGGGCGCAATTTTCGTTGCGGTCGCTATTCTATTTTTCGCTTTTACCTCCATTGTTGCCAACTATAGTTATGCAGAAACCAACCTACTGTTCTTAGATCACCATTCAAAGAAAGGCATGATGGTATTCAGAGTTTGTGTATTAGGTATGGTAATGTTTGGTGCGGTAAGCGAACTTGGACTGGTTTGGACACTCGCTGATATTTCAATGGGTTTAATGGCTGTAGTTAACGTGATTGCACTCTTTATGCTTCGCAAAGTCGTGCTATGGCTTGCCAACGATTATAAAAAGCAGCTTAAAGCTGGCGTAACCCCAGAGTTTGATCCTAGTACTAACCCTGAAGTAGAAAAAACACTACCAAAAGGCATTTGGACTAAATAG
- the yfcC gene encoding putative basic amino acid antiporter YfcC has protein sequence MRKTIKMPDAFVILLVIAGLCYAVSHFILPGSFELTRANDTVALSQFSQAQTPAPLPLFATQGEAGLFNVLFEGLVSGDRNGAAIGVIAFILITGGAFGVLMQTKAIDNGIMALINSTQRIDWLFIPSLFITFALGGAIFGMGEEAIAFCIVLYPIMMRLGYNAQVTVLVTYVATQIGFATSPMNPFSIAIAQSIAQLPVFSGTEFRVALTTLFTFVGLVFTVRYAAKIRKKREDIIASTSPSELQLVDKALLLAFFMVIIWVIYGVTAKGYYIPELATQFFVLGLVIALIAKFGGRQSISQSVTAFKTGSADLLPAALLVGLAKGLVLLLGGSDLQTPSILNTVLYYAATLITQVPDALAAWFMYVFQSLFNFFVSSGSGQAAITMPIMAPLSDLIGVSRQTSVLAFQLGDGLSNIIIPTSASLIGCLGVVKLSWNDWVQFIWRFMLLLFTLASVVTIFAHLTNYQ, from the coding sequence ATGCGAAAAACTATAAAAATGCCTGACGCATTCGTTATTTTGCTGGTGATCGCAGGGCTGTGCTATGCGGTGTCACACTTTATTTTGCCCGGCTCGTTCGAGCTAACAAGAGCTAATGATACCGTTGCACTTTCACAGTTTTCACAAGCACAAACACCTGCACCTTTACCTTTGTTTGCCACTCAAGGTGAAGCAGGATTGTTCAACGTACTATTTGAGGGGCTCGTGAGTGGAGACAGAAATGGAGCCGCTATTGGGGTTATCGCTTTTATCCTCATAACAGGTGGTGCATTTGGCGTGTTAATGCAGACCAAAGCAATAGACAATGGCATTATGGCGCTGATCAATTCTACACAAAGGATTGATTGGCTATTTATCCCTAGTCTGTTCATCACCTTTGCTTTGGGTGGTGCCATATTCGGCATGGGTGAAGAGGCTATCGCATTTTGTATTGTGCTTTACCCTATCATGATGAGGCTTGGCTATAACGCCCAAGTTACCGTGCTTGTGACTTATGTTGCAACGCAAATCGGGTTTGCTACTTCCCCCATGAACCCTTTTAGCATTGCCATAGCACAAAGTATCGCTCAGTTACCGGTATTCTCAGGCACAGAGTTTAGGGTTGCTCTCACCACCCTATTCACATTCGTTGGACTGGTTTTTACGGTGCGCTACGCTGCGAAAATACGAAAAAAGCGTGAGGATATCATTGCAAGTACTTCGCCCTCAGAGCTACAGCTTGTTGATAAGGCGTTATTGCTTGCATTTTTCATGGTAATTATTTGGGTCATTTACGGTGTGACTGCAAAAGGATACTACATCCCCGAACTTGCCACTCAGTTTTTTGTGCTGGGGCTGGTCATCGCCCTAATAGCTAAATTTGGAGGACGCCAGTCTATTAGCCAATCAGTTACGGCATTTAAAACAGGAAGCGCAGATCTGCTGCCTGCAGCTTTGCTAGTTGGTCTCGCCAAGGGACTTGTACTATTACTAGGCGGGAGCGATCTCCAAACACCTTCAATCTTAAATACTGTGCTTTATTATGCGGCTACCTTAATAACCCAAGTCCCTGATGCGTTGGCAGCTTGGTTTATGTATGTATTCCAATCTTTATTCAACTTCTTTGTTTCTTCGGGCTCCGGACAAGCAGCTATTACTATGCCCATTATGGCACCTCTTTCAGACTTAATTGGTGTTTCTCGGCAAACTTCTGTACTGGCTTTTCAGCTTGGAGATGGACTGAGCAACATCATTATCCCAACCTCAGCAAGTTTAATTGGCTGCTTAGGGGTTGTTAAACTTTCTTGGAACGATTGGGTGCAGTTTATTTGGCGCTTTATGTTACTTCTTTTCACATTAGCAAGTGTGGTCACCATATTTGCTCACTTAACAAATTACCAATAA
- a CDS encoding DNA/RNA non-specific endonuclease, whose protein sequence is MKFAILMLAVSATANANTNICSNYGCPTGTPSSNDIVERPIYVLSNNRATKFADWVAYKVTPSTIDGPSRSRTWKSDPKIASRYTLEPSDYSDAWATIHTDRGHQVPLASFSNTSNWSDTNYLSNITPQSSNLNQGPWVKLENAVRSLVRTGENAYVFTGPLYEYYFATLPGADESHTIPSGYFKVVVTIAGSNVKASAFIMEQTSGRYLDYCKTEVTIDEVEQRAGLNILPSLPSYKATDIEGRVGGLSSQLGC, encoded by the coding sequence ATGAAATTCGCAATACTTATGCTTGCAGTCAGTGCGACTGCAAATGCAAACACCAACATATGTAGCAACTACGGTTGCCCAACTGGCACACCATCAAGTAATGATATCGTTGAGCGACCTATATATGTGCTTAGCAATAATCGCGCAACAAAGTTTGCGGACTGGGTAGCATACAAAGTCACACCAAGCACAATTGATGGCCCAAGCCGTTCAAGGACTTGGAAATCTGACCCTAAAATTGCAAGTAGATACACGCTAGAGCCAAGTGACTACAGCGATGCATGGGCAACTATTCATACAGATAGAGGTCATCAAGTGCCTTTGGCATCGTTTTCCAATACATCCAATTGGAGCGATACTAACTACCTCTCGAACATTACCCCGCAATCATCAAACCTTAATCAAGGCCCATGGGTTAAATTAGAAAATGCAGTGAGAAGTTTAGTGCGCACGGGCGAAAATGCTTATGTGTTCACGGGTCCCTTGTATGAATATTACTTTGCTACCTTGCCTGGTGCTGATGAATCTCACACTATTCCGTCAGGCTATTTTAAGGTCGTTGTCACAATAGCAGGCTCAAATGTGAAGGCTTCTGCTTTTATCATGGAGCAAACTTCAGGTAGATATCTTGATTACTGCAAAACAGAAGTAACCATTGACGAAGTAGAGCAAAGAGCAGGCCTGAATATCCTACCTAGCCTGCCAAGCTATAAAGCCACCGACATTGAGGGTCGAGTCGGTGGTCTTAGCTCACAACTAGGTTGCTAG